In Fundulus heteroclitus isolate FHET01 unplaced genomic scaffold, MU-UCD_Fhet_4.1 scaffold_37, whole genome shotgun sequence, the following are encoded in one genomic region:
- the si:dkey-191g9.5 gene encoding rap1 GTPase-GDP dissociation stimulator 1 isoform X2 — MTDVDSLNEALKAISVSTELIEEELKPHLDTVLTALLEKKTDAAVEVVRSGILPTLAQALQSRSSLSCQVALVVAEMAREASVREPCIEAGLVKALVPHLNSGDQEMLLNTGRAIGRICFDNTQQQDQLVQSGVIPRLVSIMKEYPDNDPLVNVCLLALCNLADLDCAREALVEQDVADTLILQLKRAPDAERRHVILEILGSLGESDALKLQFTESGVPEALSLMIRDLQGHSDPHDLCSIKIASNLIVSLLLGDESMQKCFGEGSGEVYQDILSWLQSSNTQLQLSGALAIANFARNDSNCVKMLDLGVVPHILTLLEKHVDEGDVSVQHAGLSALRNLAIPATNKVRMLEDGVTERIKTLLRTDMPPVQFKLLGTLRMMVDGQEGAALKLGRDAVLLARIMEWCGAKDHAGVRGEASRLLAALIRHSRSPEVVRAVARADGVRHLITMATSEHVIMQNEALVALAIASAIDIESMRDPFSEAKLLPTLKNMLDDPVGAVEVKFSALGLICTLANSGVMRDELNSVNIKESLNKLADHSSSKLATQASSILTTLSDTS, encoded by the exons ACTCTCTAAATGAAGCATTAAAGGCCATCAGTGTGAGCACAGAGCTGATCGAAGAAGAGCTAAAGCCTCATCTGGACACAGTGCTGACCGCTCTGCTTGAGAAGA AGACGGATGCAGCTGTTGAGGTTGTCAGAAGTGGGATTCTACCCACACTGGCTCAGGCCTTACAGAGCAGAAGCAGTCTGAGCTGCCAGGTGGCTCTAGTGGTGGCAGAAATGGCACGAGAAG CTTCTGTGAGAGAACCGTGCATCGAGGCAGGCCTGGTGAAGGCTCTGGTTCCTCATCTGAACAGTGGTGACCAGGAAATGCTGCTGAATACTGGCAGGGCCATTGGACGGATCTGCTTTGACAACA CACAACAACAGGACCAGTTAGTCCAGAGTGGAGTAATCCCCAGATTAGTGTCCATAATGAAGGAGTACCCTGACAATGACCCGCTCGTCAACGTCTGCCTGCTGGCTCTCTGTAACCTGGCTGATTTGG ACTGTGCACGAGAGGCCCTGGTGGAGCAGGATGTGGCAGACACACTGATTCTTCAGCTGAAACGGGCTCCTGACGCTGAGCGGCGGCATGTCATCTTGGAAATACTGGGCTCACTGGGTGAAAGTG ATGCACTGAAGCTGCAGTTTACAGAGTCAGGAGTACCAGAGGCTTTATCACTGATGATTCGAGATCTACAAGGACACTCAGACCCTCATGACCTCTGCAGCATAAAGATCGCCTCCAACCTGATAGTATCCCTGCTTTTAGGAG ATGAATCTATGCAGAAGTGCTTTGGAGAGGGATCAGGTGAGGTCTACCAGGACATTTTGTCCTGGCTGCAGAGCTCCAACACCCAGCTCCAGCTGTCAGGAGCCCTTGCCATTGCCAACTTTGCCAGAAATG ACAGCAACTGTGTGAAGATGCTGGACCTTGGTGTGGTTCCACACATCCTGACATTGTTGGAGAAGCATGTAGATGAAGGGGACGTCTCTGTTCAACATGCTGGGCTGAGCGCTCTAAGGAACCTGGCCATCCCTG cAACCAACAAAGTGAGGATGCTGGAGGATGGAGTCACTGAGAGGATAAAGACTCTGCTGCGCACAGACATGCCACCGGTTCAGTTCAAACTGCTGGGCACGCTACGCATGATGGTGGATGGGCAAG AGGGGGCAGCCTTAAAGCTGGGCAGAGATGCTGTTCTGCTGGCACGAATCATGGAGTGGTGTGGAGCCAAAGACCACGCAGGAGTCCGAGGAGAAGCTAGTCGCCTGTTGGCAGCCCTAATCCGACATAGTCGCAGTCCG gaAGTTGTCCGTGCTGTGGCTAGAGCAGATGGGGTTCGACACCTCATCACTATGGCAACAAGCGAGCATGTCATCATGCAGAATGAAGCCCTGGTTGCCCTTGCGATAGCGTCTGCTATTGACATTG AATCTATGAGGGATCCATTTAGCGAGGCAAAGCTCTTACCTACTCTGAAGAATATGTTGGACGATCCTGTGGGGGCAGTTGAAGTCAAGTTCAGTGCTTTGGGTCTCATCTGCACCTTGGCTAATTCCG GTGTGATGAGAGATGAGCTCAACTCTGTAAATATTAAGGAAAGTCTGAACAAACTGGCGGACCACAGTAGCAGCAAACTGGCGACGCAGGCCAGCTCCATACTGACCACCCTCAGTGACACCAGCTAA
- the si:dkey-191g9.5 gene encoding rap1 GTPase-GDP dissociation stimulator 1 isoform X1 — protein sequence MSRFLSCDPILDSLNEALKAISVSTELIEEELKPHLDTVLTALLEKKTDAAVEVVRSGILPTLAQALQSRSSLSCQVALVVAEMAREASVREPCIEAGLVKALVPHLNSGDQEMLLNTGRAIGRICFDNTQQQDQLVQSGVIPRLVSIMKEYPDNDPLVNVCLLALCNLADLDCAREALVEQDVADTLILQLKRAPDAERRHVILEILGSLGESDALKLQFTESGVPEALSLMIRDLQGHSDPHDLCSIKIASNLIVSLLLGDESMQKCFGEGSGEVYQDILSWLQSSNTQLQLSGALAIANFARNDSNCVKMLDLGVVPHILTLLEKHVDEGDVSVQHAGLSALRNLAIPATNKVRMLEDGVTERIKTLLRTDMPPVQFKLLGTLRMMVDGQEGAALKLGRDAVLLARIMEWCGAKDHAGVRGEASRLLAALIRHSRSPEVVRAVARADGVRHLITMATSEHVIMQNEALVALAIASAIDIESMRDPFSEAKLLPTLKNMLDDPVGAVEVKFSALGLICTLANSGVMRDELNSVNIKESLNKLADHSSSKLATQASSILTTLSDTS from the exons ATGTCTAGATTTCTGTCCTGTGACCCAATCTTGG ACTCTCTAAATGAAGCATTAAAGGCCATCAGTGTGAGCACAGAGCTGATCGAAGAAGAGCTAAAGCCTCATCTGGACACAGTGCTGACCGCTCTGCTTGAGAAGA AGACGGATGCAGCTGTTGAGGTTGTCAGAAGTGGGATTCTACCCACACTGGCTCAGGCCTTACAGAGCAGAAGCAGTCTGAGCTGCCAGGTGGCTCTAGTGGTGGCAGAAATGGCACGAGAAG CTTCTGTGAGAGAACCGTGCATCGAGGCAGGCCTGGTGAAGGCTCTGGTTCCTCATCTGAACAGTGGTGACCAGGAAATGCTGCTGAATACTGGCAGGGCCATTGGACGGATCTGCTTTGACAACA CACAACAACAGGACCAGTTAGTCCAGAGTGGAGTAATCCCCAGATTAGTGTCCATAATGAAGGAGTACCCTGACAATGACCCGCTCGTCAACGTCTGCCTGCTGGCTCTCTGTAACCTGGCTGATTTGG ACTGTGCACGAGAGGCCCTGGTGGAGCAGGATGTGGCAGACACACTGATTCTTCAGCTGAAACGGGCTCCTGACGCTGAGCGGCGGCATGTCATCTTGGAAATACTGGGCTCACTGGGTGAAAGTG ATGCACTGAAGCTGCAGTTTACAGAGTCAGGAGTACCAGAGGCTTTATCACTGATGATTCGAGATCTACAAGGACACTCAGACCCTCATGACCTCTGCAGCATAAAGATCGCCTCCAACCTGATAGTATCCCTGCTTTTAGGAG ATGAATCTATGCAGAAGTGCTTTGGAGAGGGATCAGGTGAGGTCTACCAGGACATTTTGTCCTGGCTGCAGAGCTCCAACACCCAGCTCCAGCTGTCAGGAGCCCTTGCCATTGCCAACTTTGCCAGAAATG ACAGCAACTGTGTGAAGATGCTGGACCTTGGTGTGGTTCCACACATCCTGACATTGTTGGAGAAGCATGTAGATGAAGGGGACGTCTCTGTTCAACATGCTGGGCTGAGCGCTCTAAGGAACCTGGCCATCCCTG cAACCAACAAAGTGAGGATGCTGGAGGATGGAGTCACTGAGAGGATAAAGACTCTGCTGCGCACAGACATGCCACCGGTTCAGTTCAAACTGCTGGGCACGCTACGCATGATGGTGGATGGGCAAG AGGGGGCAGCCTTAAAGCTGGGCAGAGATGCTGTTCTGCTGGCACGAATCATGGAGTGGTGTGGAGCCAAAGACCACGCAGGAGTCCGAGGAGAAGCTAGTCGCCTGTTGGCAGCCCTAATCCGACATAGTCGCAGTCCG gaAGTTGTCCGTGCTGTGGCTAGAGCAGATGGGGTTCGACACCTCATCACTATGGCAACAAGCGAGCATGTCATCATGCAGAATGAAGCCCTGGTTGCCCTTGCGATAGCGTCTGCTATTGACATTG AATCTATGAGGGATCCATTTAGCGAGGCAAAGCTCTTACCTACTCTGAAGAATATGTTGGACGATCCTGTGGGGGCAGTTGAAGTCAAGTTCAGTGCTTTGGGTCTCATCTGCACCTTGGCTAATTCCG GTGTGATGAGAGATGAGCTCAACTCTGTAAATATTAAGGAAAGTCTGAACAAACTGGCGGACCACAGTAGCAGCAAACTGGCGACGCAGGCCAGCTCCATACTGACCACCCTCAGTGACACCAGCTAA